The DNA region GGTCAAGTACTTATAACTTCTTGGGTTGTAATTGCTATCTTATTAGGTTCAGCTGCTATAGCTGTTCGGAGTCCACAAACTATTCCGACTGGCGGTCAAAATTTCTTTGAATATGTCCTTGAATTCATTCGAGACGTGAGCAAAACTCAAATTGGAGAAGAGTATCGTCCTTGGGTTCCCTTTATTGGGACTatgtttctatttatttttgtttcgaATTGGTCAGGGGCTCTTTTGCCTTGGAAAATCATACAATTACCTCATGGGGAGTTAGCCGCACCCACCAATGATATAAATACGACTGTTGCTTTAGCTTTACTCACGTCAGTAGCCTATTTCTATGCGGGTCTTACAAAAAGAGGATTAAGTTATTTTGGTAAATACATTCAACCAACCCCAATTCTTTTACCCATTAACATCTTAGAAGATTTCACAAAACCTCTATCACTTAGTTTTCGACTTTTCGGAAATATATTAGCGGATGAATTAGtagttgttgttcttgtttcttTAGTACCTTTAGTGGTTCCTATACCTGTGATGTTTCTTGGATTATTTACAAGTGGTATTCAGGCTCTTATTTTTGCAACTTTAGCTGCAGCTTATATAGGCGAATCCATGGAGGGTCATCATTGATTAGTGTTAGGAAGAGTCTATCGTTTAGTTTAGATCCAGGTAATATATCTATGTATCAAGATATTCTATCAAGATAATCTATGTTATCTAGAACATATAAATGTCAAAATTCATACAGTCTAACCggaatagaaaaaaaaagattcgAGCGAGAagtgtaaaataaaaaagaaaagaaggtgttGGTTAGTAGAGAGGGGGTGCCGCAGGTATGTGGAATCTAATGACTATTTAAGTTAATTCTTGCAGATTAGATGGTTCGAAGAATGATTAGAAAATCCGattgaattaaaaatagaatCGCCGGTTTACGTTATTGAAGAAACatatgtatattttatattagaGATTGGCAAGTTATATATGAATGAATATTTCATTTGCCCtacttaaatttcttaaatttcgGATACCAAACTGAAGTCCTTCCGTTTTGTTTAGGACTGCGAATTGAATGAATAAACAGATCAAATAACGAAAAAGATCGAAGAATGATTAAtgattagaaaaaataaatggaaaactCGGGTTGTATTAATTCAGAAAGACTCAACAAATAGGAACTAAAAAAAGATTAAGTCTTTCTAATGATCGAATGattcaataatattattatttattatttcaatttggcgtttttattttagttatttcgACTGGATGAATATTACTAACGGAATAATTAAGTCCTAATGCATTGGTTGATTGTATCATTAaccatttcttttttttgtgtgtgAGGAACTTATCATGAATCCATTGATTTCTGCCGCTTCCGTTATTGCTGCTGGATTGGCTGTAGGGCTTGCTTCTATTGGACCTGGAGTTGGTCAAGGTACTGCTGCGGGACAAGCTGTAGAAGGTATTGCGAGACAGCCCGAAGCAGAGGGAAAAATACGAGGTACTTTATTACTTAGTTTAGCTTTTATGGAAGCTTTAACAATTTATGGATTGGTTGTAGCATTAGCGCTTTTATTTGCGAATCCTTTTGTTTAATCTCAAAAAAGAAATATGATAAATACATATTTCTTTTATAGTCTTGGATTTGCAGGTTGCTTTTTCACATTTATAGTAAAATATCGCTCCTACACAATTACTCATTCGTTGCGAAAATAACCCACGGGAAGGACTTATTTGAGGATGAAGAATTAGTGTTACCCACTCGCTTTCTTCCTTCCTTCCCCTTCGTAAGTTCCAAGGCGAAGTCTTGCAACAAAGGAGGTATTTCGCAATTCGCATGAAACCTAGTACctaattaatattaagaattctattccaaaaaattaagtattattcttattggaaATTAGGGAATctcaatataaaataaataaaaaataatttttattcaatcttattttatatttcggtcaatatgtaagaaaaagtagttatacaattttttgttttaattgtttgatcgcatacttttttaatattattttttaataatttttagttatttaatttaaatatacaaaTGATCAATATAAAGCATTATATTGCGTCAAAAATCAAATGTAACAAGCAAAATAGAAAAAAGTACAAAATAgacaaaaataaatacttataaTTTTCTGATGtagattatttatatcatttatttaataataatggtgTACGTAATTTAGTTATTATAGTATAAATTGTAATCTTAAAATGTATGTTGTTATACaaatatttcttatttattaCTCCCTATGTTTTTAAGTGAAGTTTACATCATGTTcacggaaattaagaaaaataaaactttttagATAATGGATAGATAGTACttctaataaatttgatggaagaatTGTGGGATCCTAAACATTAAATACTAACATAGATTACTTAAACATAGAGTACAATAAGTTTGATGATagttttggaaaaatttatgtccaaaaaaggaaatgattCTAAAGTGGACAAATATATGGAACTACTCGTTTTGATAatgtggacaaacaaaaaggaacggatggattattatattataaaaatttataacagtaaattatattgatttttataggACCCACTAATTTGATGTGAACAAAGCGTCCATCTGAttcattatttgtatatattttaatttgaaattaatttgatttgcaaaattaatctttgttttaaatttaatgtttaaattAGTCATTTTTATGAatcatgattttttattataatcaactaattaattaattaattaattagttgtttaaaaacaataataaaataattgaaaaaaccgAAACCCCATGTAGCCCTCCCCTCCCATATGATAAATCAGTAATTAATGATTCTGTATAATTTATGCAAATCTTCTATTTTAGGAATTAAGTTATTTTACAGATTTGTTGTCATTTTAAATACATAAAAGTATAAAttcttgaattttttattttaggtattAAAAGAGAAATGAAGTAATAATACATGAAAGCAAATTAAGTCCACTAATATTATTACACTTGACAAAATATCTTAGAACATGCATGACATGtattatttttcaagatttttactaTATATACGATAGGTACCCTACAAAAGTACGAATataataaacttttaatttatataaattcaattgaaaataaaaattatactaatCTTTAATGTATCATATTGTAAATGACAtacaaaaataattaccgaATAGGCTTTTTGAATGCTTGCATTAGAAGCTTTTAACAAGATATTTCgtttatatatctaatatacACACAAAAGTTTAGTTTTCAatcactaatttttatttaagaacatggtaataaacaaatacattagttttattaaagcagaaataataaatgataaatgattaTAAATAGTTACTTTAACTAAACACATAATAACATATGCACTTGAACTTTCAATATTAATTcattttgataaaaattaattcaatttaatatGCATTTATCTAAAAATTgtgtattaaaatattttataattttctgaTTAGGTTTAGGAAATATTATGTGTAAGATTTTCttaattgatattgttaatgATATACTTGTTTCTTTCACCataattttatcaaacaaaaatccaacataGTTATGTGTTTTGAGGTCAGTAGCACATAGATAGtatttatacttaatatcaaatattaatctaatttttttatattttcctaattggtattgaaattaaattatcttattgctaatattttttttaatatgataaaataACAGTTTTCATAATTAgacaataatttaaatttcaaaatcataattttaattatctgtttattgatattaagttagtcaatattataagtattgttcatattttcgattttaaactattaattaactttaaaaattaaatacactATTAACTTTCTTATTTATTATATGAAATCAATCATATATTCAGACATGAACTAATTAATTTGTGATTgattttcatctttttatttgatgattgattttcttatattaattcaaattgtcatattaattacttaatttactatttttgtattatataataatGAACATGAATTTatgttaatatttgaattatgATATTCCTCAAAAGTTAGAGTCAATTGAGTCAAAatatttactatatttatttctttagttaataattatattttttaatttattcatttattatttttagtcatataattcatcatcatcatcatcatcatacccagtgttttccgctcatagaaaaactatggacagggtttgGGGAGGAAAGATCGGCAGAAACTTATACCGATAAAGGAGAGCGCGTTCAAaggagtccctcggctcgagaaaaaagaaggaagaagaagaagaagaagaagaagaagaagaagagaagaagaCGTAGCTACACGGGAAATATAGATTAAAAGCATATACATAGAATAAATAAGAAAAGCCaactacaaaaaacaaaaaacaaaaactaataataagaaacaagAGAATCAAAAagacaagaacaccaaaaggtaaactacgaggacatcagtagtctaaaacataaatatgatgcctccaactacccctatccctagtcaggccctcagaggtataactcatgtaagtcaacttttatttgtccatcccaagttctcttgggtcttcctcgactcctcataccctctactataatgctttctacccttcTCACAAGGGcggcgaaagtctttctctgcacatgtccaaaccacctcaatctattttcgcgcatttttccagaattaggggctacccctagtttgtccctaaactcttggtttctaATTCGATCCAGCAATGTGTGctcacacatccacctcagcatgtGCATTTcagtaacttccatcttatgttcaaaaatcttctttacagacCAACATTTTTCCATTAGTCATATGTTTAATCTTCTTATGTTTAGTCatataattactaaataaaaagaaatcaaTGAGTTATGTAGTCCTTTCTcatcttataatatttttccatTTGTCATGCCTTCTTAGAAgatgacacttgaaattttccaacattttatattattatatgatgTATGATTTGTCATACCTCCTTTAAGgatgacacttgaaatttttcaatattttttataatattatttggtTAGCGTTTGAAACTTATTATTTGGACTCCAACTAAATTGTGATAACTGAAAAATTATTTAtgctaaaaaaaattgatgacaTATATAGTTTACAATATGGAAGAAATACTACAATAGAAATTGGAAAAAAACTTTtctcataaaaattatgaatttgtctCATTAGGATTTATGTTATGAATTttgcaataataataactagataaaagtaataaaaaacaTCAATCAATATATTCACTTTGACCATTGTTAGTCATTATTCTCTCTTATCTCATTGTAGGCATATTTTTGAGGTAAATTCATGTTTCATTTCCCCATTAAAGTGGTGTCAATTATAAGCATAGaatggaatgtgtcatctatcTACCGCCCACAATTACAATATCACATGGCATGTCCATTGTCTAAAATGTTACTATTATGTAGTAGAGGCTTTCCAACTATCCTTTAACCAAGAAAAATGAActgcatgggaaaagtaattgGACTGTCCAAGTTAGATGTTtggaatatattttaactttttttgggTGTGATCTAGGAaattcaaaaactaatcaagtGCACTCATGTGAGGACATGACTCATGAGGTAATGGAGTTTTTCTTGAAAAGATTGAGTAGCTAAGTGAATGTAAGAGGTTAAATCAAAACTCTTATTAAATGCATATTGGTAACCTTTCAAACCCATCTAAGATTTGATTGAATATGAAGAAGATTTTAAGTAAATTTATGAGCACCAAATTTGGCGTGTGTTAGATTTGGAtcagatttttttatttgttttattggaGTTAAATCAAAACCTAATATCATacgttttgaaaattttggactcaAAACTAGATTTTTAGGGTCTGACGGATCTAGGGCTTTAATTTGGGTCCAAAACTTTTTGTTtctaaaaaaactataaaagatGTATTATGTAATTTTCGTCCATTcttataaaattatttgaacATTTTCAATTAACTAGGATATTCTAATACTTTATAGTAATTGAAAGATCAAATATATAATGTTCTCCAACATTCAAGATCTTTAAACAAAATATTCATctaatcttttaaat from Amaranthus tricolor cultivar Red isolate AtriRed21 chromosome 3, ASM2621246v1, whole genome shotgun sequence includes:
- the LOC130807815 gene encoding ATP synthase subunit c, chloroplastic, with the translated sequence MNPLISAASVIAAGLAVGLASIGPGVGQGTAAGQAVEGIARQPEAEGKIRGTLLLSLAFMEALTIYGLVVALALLFANPFV
- the LOC130807814 gene encoding ATP synthase subunit a, chloroplastic, with protein sequence MNIPSYSLNTLKGLYDISGVEVGQHFYWQIGGFQIHGQVLITSWVVIAILLGSAAIAVRSPQTIPTGGQNFFEYVLEFIRDVSKTQIGEEYRPWVPFIGTMFLFIFVSNWSGALLPWKIIQLPHGELAAPTNDINTTVALALLTSVAYFYAGLTKRGLSYFGKYIQPTPILLPINILEDFTKPLSLSFRLFGNILADELVVVVLVSLVPLVVPIPVMFLGLFTSGIQALIFATLAAAYIGESMEGHH